The DNA sequence TCGAGTGGCACCACGGGTGACTGCCGCCCCTCGTCCCACACGGTTACGCCGCGCTGGGCGATGTTGTGGGAAGCGTTCCGGTCCGCGTGCGCAACGACGCCGCAGCCCCGGCAGTTGAAACGACCTTGGTCCACACGGTTCTTCTTGTCCGTGTGGCCGCACTCGCAGCACGTCTGCGAGGTGTAGGCAGCGTCGACGTGGACCAGTGGGACGCCGTCGCGCTGCGCCTTGTAGACGAGGAACTGCCCGAGCTGGGCGAAGGCCCAGGAGTGCAGCGTGACCCGCTGGGGTTTGCGATGCCGTACCCGTGCGCGGATGCCCGTGAGGTCTTCGAGGGCTATGCCGCGTCCGGTGCGCTTGGCCTCGGTCACGATCGTCTTGGAGATGCAGTGGTTGATGTCCCGCGTGCGGCGGGATTCCTTGCGGGAACGCTTCTTGAGCAGGCGCTTGGCGGACTTGGTCCCTTTGCCTTGCAGCTTCTTGCGCAGGTCGAGCTGCCGCTTGCGGTACCGGTTCAGTTTCCGGCCGGCAGCGAGAAGCCGGTGGATGTGGTGGCGATGTTCCCGATGCCGAGGTCGACGCCGATGAAGCCGTGCAACTCACCCGGGGCCACTCCCTGGTGGACCGGCTTGAGCGCTCGGACTCGTCCGGCGCACCCGGGACACGGTCGACCGGCGACGCGTCCTGTTGGATGTGGAGGAGAAGGCGGCGGAACTTGGGTGGGCCTATTTCTGGCCGGTGATGGGCGAACTCATGACGACCGCGGAGGAATTCGAGGTCGGCGAGTTGGAAACGGTGCACGCTTCCTGACGTCGGCGCTGGAGTCGGCCGCGCGGGCACGTGCACTCTGACATCGAGACCCAAGCACCCGATGCCAGGACCTACTCGCGCCGAGGCCTAATCTGCCGGTGCCGGACGTCTCGTCAATGGAGCGGGTAAGCCGGGTAGGCGGTCAGATCCGGACACCGCTCGTGCCGACCAAACGCCTGTAAGCGTCCATGTCGATATTGCTCCCGCACACGATGGTGACGATGTGCCGACCGGCGAAACGGTCCCGGTCCTCCAGGATCGCGGCGATACCGAGCGCGGCTGACGGCTCGACGACGAGACCCGCGTGGTCGAGAAGCAGACGCATCCCGGCGGTGATTGACGCCTCCTGGACGAGGACGGCGTCGTCCGCAACCAGGAGGAGGTCGTCCAGAACCGCCGGGATGGGCCGCCGGCCGGCGACGCCGTCGGCGATGGTGTCCGCCGAGTCGGTGGTGATCACCCGGCGGGCGTGCCACGACAATGTCATGGCCGGTGCGCCGTGCGGCTGAACGCAAACCACCTCCATCCCGGGCGCCAGCGCCCTCACCACATGCCCGACACCGGTGGCCAGGGCCCCGCCACCGAGCGCGATGAGTACCGTGTCGAACGTCGGCGTGCTGCGGACGAGTTCCAGACCAATGGTTGCCGCGCCCTCGCACGTCTCGATATCGAGGCTGTCCTCCACCAGCCGGATACCTTCGTGCCGAGCGATGGCGGCCGCCCGCTCACGTGCCACCTCGTGGTCACCGTCCACCAGCTCTAACCGGGCGCCCAGGGAGCGGATGCGGTCGAGCTTGACCCGTGCAGCGCGACGAGGCGCCACGACGGTGATATCGATTCCCCGAGTGCGCCCGGACCACGCCAGGGCCTGACCGAGATTGCCTGCGCTCGCGCACACCGCCGCCGGCGCAGCGCTGCCGGCGAGCAGACTCGCGACCAGCTCGGTGCCACGACCCTTGAAACTGCGCACCGGGTTGGCCGTCTCCAGCTTGATGCTCACCGCGCACCCCAGAACCGGTTCCAGCGCCTCGCAGCGGTAGAGCGGCGTGTTGAGGAAGACGGGATCGACGACATGGCGGGCTTGCCGTATGCGGGCGAGGTCGAGCCGAGTCTGCGTCACGGCATAGCAGCGTAGCGCCGGAGCCGGACCACCGCGTCGTGCCGCCAGGGGACCGTGTCGAGTCGGCGACCTCCAGCGCTGTCGCGACGGGACCGGTCCGCGCAATGCTGGCCGGCTCCGGAAGTGTGAGCAGGCCACTCTGCTCTGACCGCCGCCAGGCATCGCCTGGCGAGCGGGATGAGCGGCGTCCACCTGCATGAGAGCCGCGCTTCACCGGGCCTGCCCTTCGACGGCGGAGCGTGGCATCCCGGGTGAACTGTCGTGGCCGGGGGCTGAGGATGAATTCGTACCGCGTCGTGCAAGCTGCCAGCGTCTGCCCGAAGAGGCGCTCTGCGCGCCCCTCCCATCGCGGGCACTGTCTCTCCGAAGATGCTCGCTGACCGGCCTCTACCCCGCCTCCGCGCACTCCTGCCCCGGCGACGGAGCGCATAGCGCGCCAGGACCGACGCCGCCCGCACCGCACTGTATGCCTACAACCTCCCTGCGGCCGGCCGGGCCCTACTCATCCGTTTGGTCGCAGTCTGCTCGCACACCTACCAGGACTCCGCATCTGATGAGACCACTCCGGATCCTGGATGAGAGGCCCACCGGAGGGTACGCGGAGGGTCGTCGGGCACCCCGCCCGGTGGACCGCACCCGGACTGCAAGGAGTACGTCATGCCGCAGGGTTCCAGCAAGAAGCGTGAGCGTCAGTACGAACACATCAAGGAAAGCGCGGAGAAGCGCGGCACCTCCAAGGGCCGTGCGAAGGAGATCGCGGCGCGCACCGTGAACAAGGAACGAGCCCGCTCCGGCGAGTCAAAAACGGCCAGCAAGACTTCCACACGGGACAAGAAGTCCGCCTCGCAGCGTGGCGGCGAGCGCTCCCACACTGGCTCTCAGGGGCCGACAAAGGACCAGCTGTACGCGGAGGCCAAGAAGCGCAACATCGACGGCCGGTTGTCCATGAACAAACAGCAACTGGCCAAGGCCCTCGGCCGCTGACCGGGAGCTACAACGTCTACAAGACCCAGGCGTGCCTTAGGGGTACCGCATAACCAAGGAGACCTATGAGCACTCACCATCCCAAGCGCGAGGCCAAACAGGTCAAGGAGAGCCCGTCCACAGCTGGCGAAGAGATTCTGCACGAGGCGGAGGAGGCCGAGACGAGCGTGACCAGCGACGGGGAGCGGAGCAGTGACGATGGCGAGGCGTCCGATGCGCTGTCCCCGAACGAGGACGCCCAGGAAGACGTCCACCACCGCAGCGAATGACCGCGGCGCCGTAAGATCCTCGGCCTGTAGGCTCAGGGCGAAAGCAGCGTCTTGATCATCCCATCTTCCTTGTCCTGGAACATTTGGTAGGCCTTGGGCCCGTCCTCCAAGGTCATGTGGTGGGTGGCGAAGCTGTCGACTCCTAGCGGGTCCGAGTCGGAGAGCAGCGGCAGGAGGTCATCCACCCAGTGCTTCACATTGGCTTGTCCCATGCGCAGCTGAATCTGCTTGTCGAACATGGTCAGCAGCGGCATCGGGTCGAGGGCGCCGCCGTAGACGCCGACTACTGAGATGGTGCCCCCGCGCTGAACGATGTCGATCGCCGCGTAGAGGGCGTTGAGCCGGTCGATGCCGGCCCGGTCCATTATTTTCTCGGCCACGGCACCGGGCAGGAGGCCCACGCCCCACTGAGCTGCCTTGGCCAGAGGCGCCCCATGTGCCTCCATGCCCACGGCATCAATGACGGAGTCCGTGCCACGCCCGTCGGTCAGGTCGCGAATCCTGTCGCCCACGTCCTTGCCGTACTGGCGCAGGTCAATGG is a window from the Streptomyces zhihengii genome containing:
- a CDS encoding threonine ammonia-lyase encodes the protein MTQTRLDLARIRQARHVVDPVFLNTPLYRCEALEPVLGCAVSIKLETANPVRSFKGRGTELVASLLAGSAAPAAVCASAGNLGQALAWSGRTRGIDITVVAPRRAARVKLDRIRSLGARLELVDGDHEVARERAAAIARHEGIRLVEDSLDIETCEGAATIGLELVRSTPTFDTVLIALGGGALATGVGHVVRALAPGMEVVCVQPHGAPAMTLSWHARRVITTDSADTIADGVAGRRPIPAVLDDLLLVADDAVLVQEASITAGMRLLLDHAGLVVEPSAALGIAAILEDRDRFAGRHIVTIVCGSNIDMDAYRRLVGTSGVRI
- a CDS encoding plasmid stabilization protein, which produces MPQGSSKKRERQYEHIKESAEKRGTSKGRAKEIAARTVNKERARSGESKTASKTSTRDKKSASQRGGERSHTGSQGPTKDQLYAEAKKRNIDGRLSMNKQQLAKALGR